From Micromonospora nigra, one genomic window encodes:
- a CDS encoding GNAT family N-acetyltransferase produces MTVVTTDRLVIRAWTDAPADLDRFYDIYSRDEVMRWLGGGAGRLTDPAQAAPRLAAWSARFDRYAGRYGLWAVQVRATGVVAGTVLVKPLPGCDGETPTGDIEVGWHLHPDAQGHGYATEAARAMLDREFALGGRRVYAVVAPGNERSTAVCRRLGMTPVGRRTNWYGGVEVETFVVDAP; encoded by the coding sequence ATGACCGTAGTCACGACCGACCGCCTGGTGATCCGTGCGTGGACCGACGCGCCGGCCGACCTCGACCGGTTCTACGACATCTACTCGCGGGACGAGGTGATGCGCTGGCTGGGCGGGGGAGCGGGGCGGCTGACCGATCCGGCGCAGGCCGCTCCGCGGCTGGCCGCCTGGAGTGCGCGGTTCGACCGGTACGCCGGCCGGTACGGCCTGTGGGCGGTGCAGGTGCGCGCGACCGGTGTGGTGGCGGGCACCGTGCTGGTCAAGCCCCTGCCGGGCTGCGACGGCGAGACACCGACCGGGGACATCGAGGTCGGCTGGCACCTGCACCCCGACGCGCAGGGCCACGGGTACGCCACCGAGGCCGCCCGCGCCATGCTCGACCGCGAGTTCGCGCTCGGTGGCCGTCGGGTCTACGCGGTGGTGGCCCCCGGCAACGAGCGCTCGACGGCGGTGTGCCGCCGCCTCGGCATGACGCCGGTGGGCCGGCGCACGAACTGGTACGGGGGCGTGGAGGTGGAGACCTTCGTCGTCGACGCCCCCTGA
- a CDS encoding DivIVA domain-containing protein yields MASQGQRFRRKALRRGYKVDEVDAFLDRVEATLDGQPVGAPVASQEVHDVVFRVRFNGYDEWQVDLHLDRVERQLAELEERGGPARGGDPRMADRLGPPERMGPPMRDERGMSPVPQPPMPPRAMPAQAGSGYGRYDEPTGAYAGGYDAPRGGRGPAGPGGPMGPGGPMGHGGPPPRGLPAGPGGYGQDEPGGPGGYRPGGYGQDGPGGYGQDAPGGYGQDRPGGYGQEDRFDGFEAGRHGRTDMTAEIRLPDRDMRRGPAVPPPGGQPALGGPPMGGGQPPLPGPPSMAGPPMAGPPGSDLYRVDQIRRSFQVRRFGSGYDPDQVDRFFETLLGGMAGRNPMPVNPKDLDTLRFGLVQGGYFEAEVDAALKSVQDILFGR; encoded by the coding sequence GTGGCGAGTCAGGGTCAGCGTTTCCGGCGTAAGGCACTCCGCCGGGGCTACAAGGTCGACGAGGTGGACGCCTTCCTGGACCGGGTCGAGGCGACGCTCGACGGCCAGCCGGTCGGCGCGCCCGTGGCCTCCCAGGAGGTCCACGACGTCGTCTTCCGGGTTCGTTTCAACGGCTACGACGAGTGGCAGGTCGACCTGCACCTCGACCGGGTCGAGCGTCAGCTGGCCGAGTTGGAGGAGCGCGGCGGCCCCGCCCGGGGCGGTGACCCCCGGATGGCCGACCGGCTCGGTCCACCCGAGCGGATGGGCCCGCCGATGCGCGACGAGCGCGGCATGTCGCCCGTCCCGCAACCGCCGATGCCACCCCGCGCGATGCCCGCCCAGGCCGGCTCCGGCTACGGCCGCTACGACGAGCCGACCGGCGCCTACGCCGGAGGCTACGACGCGCCGCGGGGTGGGCGCGGGCCGGCCGGCCCCGGCGGGCCGATGGGCCCGGGCGGCCCGATGGGGCACGGCGGGCCACCGCCGCGCGGTCTGCCGGCCGGGCCGGGCGGATACGGCCAGGACGAGCCGGGCGGGCCGGGCGGTTACCGGCCGGGCGGTTACGGCCAGGACGGCCCCGGCGGCTACGGCCAGGACGCGCCGGGTGGTTACGGCCAGGACAGGCCGGGCGGTTACGGGCAGGAGGACCGGTTCGACGGCTTCGAGGCCGGCCGGCACGGGCGTACCGACATGACCGCGGAGATCCGGTTGCCCGACCGGGACATGCGCCGTGGCCCGGCGGTCCCGCCCCCCGGCGGACAGCCGGCGCTGGGTGGCCCGCCGATGGGCGGCGGCCAGCCCCCGCTGCCGGGCCCGCCCTCGATGGCTGGTCCCCCGATGGCCGGTCCGCCCGGCAGTGACCTCTACCGGGTCGACCAGATCCGCCGGAGCTTCCAGGTGCGCCGCTTCGGCAGCGGCTACGACCCGGACCAGGTCGACCGGTTCTTCGAGACGCTGCTCGGCGGCATGGCCGGCCGCAACCCGATGCCGGTCAACCCGAAGGACCTCGACACGCTGCGCTTCGGGCTGGTGCAGGGCGGCTACTTCGAGGCCGAGGTCGACGCCGCGCTCAAGAGCGTGCAGGACATCCTCTTCGGCCGCTGA
- a CDS encoding YhjD/YihY/BrkB family envelope integrity protein → MGDGWRRTKRITSAAFRPVRGRDLSLHAAAITFYGAIAVVPVALLAIWLTSLVAGADRVRRLTSYAVETLPDAIGAPRAVAALVEAGVGLTPLLALASLLPASLYGEGLRRAFVSVALSHTGESFVGWRGRLLLLPLLAPAPALLLSILLALPVTTRLVRQGGWVGALGVVLSFLAVWLVLTPVLLWVFRVVGPASPDWLSTLAVGSFTAANLSGFLHGFVLFASLPIDLGVPFGGFDAIGAGVAVLLWLYLFHVIVLAGYSATLALSRWRTHPGPAPPPPARPCRS, encoded by the coding sequence ATGGGCGACGGATGGCGGCGGACGAAGCGGATCACCAGTGCCGCGTTCCGGCCGGTACGGGGACGGGACCTGTCGCTGCACGCCGCCGCGATCACGTTCTACGGGGCGATCGCCGTGGTGCCGGTGGCGCTGCTGGCGATCTGGCTCACCTCGCTGGTGGCGGGAGCCGACCGGGTACGCCGGCTCACGTCGTACGCCGTGGAGACGCTGCCCGACGCGATCGGCGCGCCCCGCGCGGTGGCCGCGCTGGTCGAGGCCGGGGTGGGGTTGACCCCGCTGCTCGCGTTGGCCTCGCTGCTGCCCGCGTCGCTGTACGGCGAGGGGCTGCGGCGGGCGTTCGTGTCGGTGGCGCTGTCGCACACCGGCGAGTCCTTCGTCGGCTGGCGGGGACGGCTGTTGCTGCTGCCGCTGCTCGCTCCCGCCCCGGCGTTACTGCTGTCGATCCTGCTCGCGCTGCCGGTGACCACCCGGCTGGTGCGGCAGGGCGGCTGGGTGGGTGCGCTCGGGGTGGTGCTGTCGTTCCTGGCGGTGTGGCTGGTGCTCACCCCGGTGCTGCTGTGGGTGTTCCGGGTGGTCGGCCCGGCGTCGCCGGACTGGCTGTCCACGCTGGCGGTCGGATCGTTCACGGCGGCGAACCTGTCCGGCTTCCTGCACGGTTTCGTGCTGTTCGCCTCCCTGCCGATCGACCTGGGCGTTCCGTTCGGGGGTTTCGACGCGATCGGCGCGGGCGTGGCGGTGCTCCTCTGGCTCTACCTGTTCCACGTGATCGTCCTGGCCGGCTACTCGGCCACCCTGGCCCTGTCCCGCTGGCGCACCCACCCCGGCCCCGCTCCCCCGCCCCCCGCCCGACCCTGTCGATCATGA
- a CDS encoding Rieske 2Fe-2S domain-containing protein gives MRVTGTGHASMRIDTAAGSILCDPWVNPAYFASWFPFPDNSLLDWEALGDVDYLYVSHLHRDHFDAAHLKRYVSKSATVLLPEFPTSEMADELRELGFTKFLKTRNEEVVELDGGLKIMIQALTSPTDGPIGDSSLWVEYDGVRLLNQNDARPTDLSVFAELGHVHAHMLQFSGAIWYPMVYELPQAAKTAFGKQKRERQFDRTWRYIDDLKADHVFPIAGPPCFLDDELWQFNDIHGDEGNIFPDQSVFLSEYAKVGGTNGIVLLPGSVSEITVDGAHTTHPVPVEEFFANKAAHLAEMRERKRGVIEAEKASWRHPEVDVLKEMKRRVEPLLEESIYLANGVGGPVRFDLVGYDGESVESIVVDFPGKQVRPYADEKVRYRFRTERALIEHLLHIGEVDWVNSLFLSCRFSAARIGQYNEFVYAFFKCLSTERLQYAEGWYDEHERAVDAEDITLGDWVVQRRCPHLKADLSRFGIVDGDQLTCQLHGWRFDLPSGRCLTSVGHKVRAQRADAEAPTP, from the coding sequence GTGCGAGTGACCGGTACCGGGCACGCGAGCATGCGGATCGACACTGCGGCGGGCAGCATCCTGTGCGACCCGTGGGTGAATCCGGCCTACTTCGCCTCCTGGTTCCCGTTCCCCGACAACTCGCTGCTCGACTGGGAGGCACTGGGCGACGTCGACTACCTCTATGTCTCCCACCTGCATCGGGACCACTTCGACGCGGCCCACCTGAAGCGGTACGTGTCGAAGTCCGCGACCGTGCTGCTGCCGGAGTTCCCCACCTCGGAGATGGCGGACGAGCTCCGGGAGTTGGGCTTCACGAAGTTCCTGAAGACCCGCAACGAGGAGGTCGTCGAGCTCGACGGTGGCCTGAAGATCATGATTCAGGCGCTGACCAGCCCGACCGACGGCCCCATCGGCGACTCGTCGCTGTGGGTGGAGTACGACGGTGTGCGGCTGCTCAACCAGAACGACGCCCGGCCCACCGACCTGAGTGTCTTCGCCGAACTGGGTCACGTGCACGCGCACATGCTCCAGTTCTCCGGCGCGATCTGGTATCCGATGGTCTACGAGCTGCCGCAGGCGGCGAAGACGGCGTTCGGCAAGCAGAAGCGGGAGCGGCAGTTCGACCGCACCTGGCGCTACATCGACGACCTGAAGGCCGACCACGTCTTCCCGATCGCCGGCCCGCCGTGCTTCCTCGACGACGAGTTGTGGCAGTTCAACGACATCCACGGCGACGAGGGCAACATCTTCCCCGACCAGTCGGTGTTCCTGTCCGAGTACGCCAAGGTCGGCGGCACCAACGGCATCGTGCTGCTGCCGGGCAGCGTCAGCGAGATCACCGTCGACGGCGCGCACACCACCCATCCGGTGCCGGTCGAGGAGTTCTTCGCGAACAAGGCCGCCCACCTGGCCGAGATGCGTGAGCGCAAGCGCGGTGTCATCGAGGCCGAGAAGGCGTCCTGGCGGCACCCCGAGGTCGACGTGCTCAAGGAGATGAAGCGCCGCGTCGAGCCGCTGCTGGAGGAGTCGATCTACCTGGCGAACGGGGTCGGCGGCCCGGTCCGTTTCGACCTGGTGGGCTACGACGGGGAGAGCGTCGAGTCGATCGTGGTGGACTTCCCGGGCAAGCAGGTGCGGCCGTACGCCGACGAGAAGGTGCGGTACCGGTTCCGCACCGAGCGGGCGCTCATCGAGCACCTGCTGCACATCGGCGAGGTGGACTGGGTCAACTCGCTGTTCCTGTCGTGCCGGTTCTCGGCCGCCCGGATCGGCCAGTACAACGAGTTCGTGTACGCCTTCTTCAAGTGCCTGTCGACCGAGCGCCTCCAGTACGCCGAGGGCTGGTACGACGAGCACGAGCGGGCCGTCGACGCCGAGGACATCACGCTGGGCGACTGGGTGGTGCAGCGGCGCTGCCCGCACCTCAAGGCCGACCTGAGCCGGTTCGGCATCGTCGACGGTGACCAGCTCACCTGCCAGCTGCACGGCTGGCGGTTCGACCTGCCCAGCGGACGCTGCCTGACCAGCGTCGGCCACAAGGTCCGCGCCCAGCGCGCCGACGCGGAGGCACCCACCCCCTGA
- a CDS encoding phytoene desaturase family protein, with amino-acid sequence MVDQVPGRVDVVVVGAGHNGLVSAILLARAGLDVLVLEAAGVIGGAARTETPFANVPALRHSTGSYLLGLTPPELLATLDVRIPVLRRDPHYFLPTPGGPGSPYLLMGSDTAATRRQLAEFFSPADVAADDALQAELAALRDDLAPAWLADPLPVEETAERYVRPALRQVFVDLVRGSVADHLARFEFRSELLVSMYAVTDGLSGLNAGPDDPGTGHNFLVHNMCRLPGSGGTWMIAEGGMGTVSRTFAEAARASGARIVTGAPVTAVTLDGGAASGVVLADGREVGASVVLGACDPYRLMDLLPDGALPAPLRERMTAVRRPGTTLKLNLALTGLPRFACLPPGAPSPFGSTIHLLPGSASLVGADSAAPMAALRAMWADVRAGRLPDEPTIEWYLHTTVDPSLQDPAGHHSSALFVQSVPYELAGTTWEAALPGYTDRLLDICERYAPGTTDLVADAVPLPPPGIEAHFGITGGHIHHVDNTVSFTERMPYATGVDGVYAGSAGCHPAGSVIGAAGHNAAQRILADLGR; translated from the coding sequence ATGGTGGATCAGGTGCCGGGGCGGGTGGACGTGGTCGTCGTCGGGGCCGGGCACAACGGGCTGGTCTCCGCGATCCTGCTGGCCCGCGCGGGGCTCGACGTGCTGGTGCTGGAGGCCGCCGGGGTGATCGGCGGTGCCGCCCGCACCGAGACGCCGTTCGCGAACGTACCGGCGCTGCGCCACTCCACCGGGTCGTACCTGCTCGGGCTGACGCCGCCCGAGCTGCTGGCCACGCTCGACGTACGCATTCCCGTACTGCGCCGCGACCCGCACTACTTCCTGCCCACCCCGGGCGGTCCCGGCTCGCCGTACCTGCTGATGGGCAGCGACACCGCCGCCACCCGACGACAGCTCGCGGAGTTCTTCTCCCCCGCCGACGTGGCCGCCGACGACGCGCTCCAGGCCGAACTGGCCGCCCTGCGCGACGACCTCGCCCCCGCCTGGCTCGCCGACCCGCTACCGGTGGAGGAGACCGCCGAGCGGTACGTGCGGCCGGCGCTGCGGCAGGTCTTCGTCGACCTGGTACGCGGCTCCGTGGCCGACCACCTGGCCCGCTTCGAGTTCCGCTCCGAGCTGCTGGTCAGCATGTACGCGGTCACCGACGGGCTGTCCGGGCTCAACGCCGGCCCCGACGACCCCGGCACCGGGCACAACTTCCTGGTGCACAACATGTGCCGGCTGCCCGGCTCCGGTGGCACCTGGATGATCGCCGAAGGTGGTATGGGCACCGTCTCCCGCACCTTCGCCGAGGCCGCCCGCGCCTCCGGCGCGCGGATCGTCACCGGTGCCCCGGTCACCGCGGTCACCCTCGACGGCGGAGCGGCCAGCGGGGTCGTGCTCGCCGACGGCCGGGAGGTCGGCGCGTCCGTGGTGCTCGGCGCGTGCGACCCGTACCGGCTGATGGACCTGCTGCCCGACGGCGCGCTCCCGGCCCCGCTGCGCGAGCGGATGACGGCGGTCCGCCGCCCCGGCACCACGCTCAAGCTCAACCTGGCGCTGACCGGCCTGCCCCGCTTCGCCTGCCTGCCGCCGGGCGCACCCAGCCCGTTCGGGTCCACCATCCACCTGCTGCCCGGCTCGGCGTCGCTGGTCGGCGCGGACTCGGCCGCGCCGATGGCGGCGCTGCGCGCCATGTGGGCCGACGTGCGGGCCGGCCGGCTGCCCGACGAGCCGACGATCGAGTGGTACCTGCACACCACCGTCGACCCCTCGTTGCAGGACCCGGCCGGGCACCACTCGTCGGCGCTGTTCGTGCAGTCGGTGCCGTACGAACTGGCCGGCACCACCTGGGAGGCGGCGCTGCCCGGCTACACCGACCGCCTGCTCGACATCTGCGAGCGGTACGCCCCGGGCACCACCGACCTCGTCGCCGACGCCGTGCCGTTGCCCCCACCCGGCATCGAGGCGCACTTCGGCATCACCGGCGGGCACATCCACCACGTCGACAACACGGTCTCGTTCACCGAGCGGATGCCCTACGCGACCGGCGTCGACGGCGTGTACGCGGGCAGCGCCGGCTGCCACCCGGCAGGCAGCGTGATCGGCGCGGCCGGACACAACGCCGCCCAGCGCATCCTCGCCGACCTGGGCCGCTGA
- a CDS encoding MMPL family transporter, protein MFVWWGRAVVRLRWVVLSAAAALMVLGATWGAGVFGQLTGGGFDDPASESSRAAQRITDELGRQGADLVVLWSSDTATADQPAFRDPVTATVTRLRERAEVADITTWYDTWAPALLSADRRATYALVQLRGADEDALTASYEAVRPALDTPGLRTETGGQVAFLHEANTRTTEDITRAELLSMPVLLVLLVVIFGGLVAASTPLLVGGLAILGAFVAVRLVTLVTDVSLFAINVITLIGLGMAVDYALFVVSRFREELAAGHDTPTAISRTMLTAGRTVFVSGLTIALAMASLLIFPQSFLRSMGLGGVAAVLVAMLAALTVLPALLAVLGPRIDAVRVPLPWRRGSRGGRPAAGAGNGAWARIARSVMRRPVRYLVGVVVLLGVLAVPALRMEFGGFDERVLPVDAAPRVVSERIAEEFPGATLAPVDVLVSGAPAEAVPAFVERVTAVPGVTGVRVAAQRGDSTLLTVSYPGEPTGDTAEGVVGALRALPAPAGAEVLVGGRPAAERDLLDSLSGRLPWMALLMAVATLVLLFLAFGSVVLPVKAVLMNLVSIGASFGVVVWIFQDGHLADLLGFTPTGFIEPSNPILMLAVLFGLATDYEVFLLSRVREEWDRTGDNTSAVATGLQHTGRIITAAALLLIIVVAGFATGSMSYIKLIGIGMIVAIVVDATLVRALLVPATMRLLGRYNWWAPGPLGGLYRRWGIRETADPEPEPRHPALTT, encoded by the coding sequence ATGTTCGTCTGGTGGGGAAGAGCGGTGGTGCGGTTGCGCTGGGTCGTCCTGTCCGCCGCCGCCGCGCTGATGGTGCTCGGCGCGACGTGGGGAGCCGGGGTCTTCGGCCAGCTGACCGGCGGCGGGTTCGACGACCCGGCCAGCGAGTCGAGCCGGGCCGCGCAGCGGATCACCGACGAGCTGGGCCGGCAGGGGGCCGACCTGGTGGTGCTCTGGTCCAGCGACACCGCCACCGCCGACCAGCCGGCCTTCCGCGACCCGGTCACCGCGACCGTCACCCGGCTGCGCGAGCGCGCCGAGGTCGCCGACATCACCACCTGGTACGACACCTGGGCCCCCGCGCTGCTGTCGGCCGACCGCCGGGCCACGTACGCGCTGGTCCAGCTACGCGGGGCCGACGAGGACGCGCTGACCGCGTCGTACGAGGCGGTGCGGCCGGCGCTGGACACCCCCGGACTGCGCACCGAGACCGGCGGCCAGGTGGCCTTCCTGCACGAGGCGAACACCCGCACCACCGAGGACATCACCCGCGCCGAGCTCCTGTCCATGCCGGTGCTGCTCGTGCTGCTCGTGGTCATCTTCGGCGGACTGGTCGCCGCGTCCACCCCGCTGCTCGTCGGCGGCCTGGCCATCCTCGGCGCGTTCGTCGCGGTGCGGCTGGTCACCCTGGTCACCGACGTCTCCCTGTTCGCCATCAACGTGATCACCCTGATCGGCCTGGGCATGGCCGTCGACTACGCGCTGTTCGTGGTCAGCCGGTTCCGGGAGGAGCTGGCCGCCGGTCACGACACCCCGACCGCGATCTCCCGCACCATGCTCACCGCCGGGCGCACCGTGTTCGTCTCCGGGCTCACCATCGCCCTCGCCATGGCCAGCCTGCTGATCTTCCCGCAGTCATTCCTGCGCTCCATGGGGCTCGGTGGGGTAGCCGCCGTCCTGGTGGCGATGCTGGCGGCGCTGACCGTGCTGCCGGCCCTGCTCGCGGTGCTCGGCCCGAGGATCGACGCGGTGCGCGTACCCCTGCCGTGGCGGCGGGGGTCACGCGGTGGGCGGCCGGCGGCGGGTGCGGGAAACGGCGCCTGGGCCCGGATCGCCCGCAGCGTGATGCGGCGTCCGGTGCGCTACCTGGTCGGGGTCGTGGTGCTGCTCGGGGTGCTGGCGGTGCCGGCCCTGCGGATGGAGTTCGGCGGCTTCGACGAGCGGGTGCTGCCCGTCGACGCCGCCCCCCGGGTGGTATCCGAGCGGATCGCCGAGGAGTTCCCCGGGGCCACCCTCGCCCCGGTCGACGTGCTGGTCTCCGGTGCCCCGGCCGAGGCGGTGCCGGCCTTCGTCGAGCGGGTCACGGCGGTGCCCGGCGTGACCGGCGTGCGGGTCGCGGCGCAGCGCGGCGACTCGACACTGCTGACGGTGAGCTACCCCGGCGAGCCCACCGGCGACACCGCCGAAGGCGTGGTCGGCGCGCTGCGGGCGCTGCCCGCCCCGGCCGGGGCGGAGGTGCTCGTCGGCGGCCGGCCCGCCGCCGAACGGGACCTGCTGGACAGCCTCTCCGGCCGGCTGCCCTGGATGGCGCTGCTGATGGCCGTGGCCACCCTGGTGCTGCTGTTCCTCGCCTTCGGCTCGGTGGTGCTGCCCGTCAAGGCGGTGCTGATGAACCTGGTCTCGATCGGCGCCTCGTTCGGCGTGGTGGTCTGGATCTTCCAGGACGGCCACCTGGCCGACCTGCTCGGCTTCACCCCGACGGGCTTCATCGAGCCGAGCAACCCGATCCTCATGCTGGCGGTGCTGTTCGGCCTGGCCACCGACTACGAGGTGTTCCTGCTCTCGCGGGTCCGCGAGGAGTGGGACCGCACCGGGGACAACACCTCGGCCGTGGCCACCGGACTCCAGCACACCGGCCGGATCATCACCGCCGCCGCGCTGCTGCTGATCATCGTGGTGGCGGGCTTCGCGACCGGCAGCATGTCCTACATCAAGCTGATCGGGATCGGCATGATCGTGGCGATCGTGGTCGACGCGACCCTGGTGCGGGCGCTGCTGGTGCCGGCCACCATGCGGCTGCTGGGCCGGTACAACTGGTGGGCACCCGGGCCGCTCGGGGGTCTCTACCGCCGCTGGGGCATCCGGGAGACCGCCGACCCCGAGCCGGAGCCTCGTCACCCCGCGCTGACCACCTAG
- a CDS encoding TetR/AcrR family transcriptional regulator, whose product MTAPTRRERLRTATVAEIKAGARKLLVAGGVEAVSLRAIARDMGMTAPAIYRYFPSLEALVAGVAGDLYDELRHRLEQARDEADDPVARLTAMARAFRAWSVAHPAEFGLIFGAPTPALEAFVAGCADADHPGARFGAVFVEPFLDLWHRNPWPGPPPELLRERLGDRLEPLRASHGEIPIEVTYAFLAGWTRLYGLVAMEVFGQLSWALTDPGPLFDLELTTFLATLVEG is encoded by the coding sequence ATGACCGCACCGACGCGGCGCGAGCGGCTGCGTACGGCGACCGTCGCCGAGATCAAGGCCGGTGCCCGGAAGCTGCTGGTCGCCGGCGGCGTCGAGGCCGTGTCGCTACGCGCGATCGCCCGCGACATGGGCATGACCGCCCCCGCCATCTACCGCTACTTCCCCAGCCTGGAGGCACTCGTCGCCGGGGTCGCCGGCGACCTGTACGACGAGCTGCGGCACCGGCTGGAGCAGGCCCGCGACGAGGCCGACGATCCCGTCGCCCGGCTGACGGCCATGGCCCGGGCGTTCCGCGCCTGGTCGGTGGCCCATCCCGCCGAGTTCGGGCTGATCTTCGGCGCGCCGACCCCCGCCCTGGAGGCGTTCGTGGCCGGCTGCGCCGACGCCGACCACCCGGGCGCCCGGTTCGGCGCGGTGTTCGTGGAGCCCTTCCTCGACCTGTGGCACCGCAACCCCTGGCCCGGTCCCCCGCCGGAGCTGCTCCGCGAGCGCCTCGGCGACCGGCTGGAGCCGCTGCGGGCCAGCCACGGCGAGATCCCCATCGAGGTCACGTACGCCTTCCTCGCCGGCTGGACCCGCCTCTACGGCCTGGTGGCCATGGAGGTGTTCGGCCAGCTCAGCTGGGCCCTGACCGACCCCGGACCCCTCTTCGACCTGGAACTGACCACCTTCCTGGCAACCCTGGTCGAGGGTTAG
- a CDS encoding DUF2631 domain-containing protein, with the protein MAGSEPVTSPDQHKPGHRKAGQIGAVVTALALLAMLCGNHEGRVEDLWLVGLAVLLLVIVIGDAVLRRNGLRS; encoded by the coding sequence GTGGCAGGAAGCGAGCCGGTAACGTCGCCAGACCAGCACAAGCCCGGGCACCGCAAGGCCGGGCAGATCGGCGCGGTGGTCACCGCGCTGGCGCTGCTGGCGATGCTCTGCGGCAACCACGAGGGCAGGGTCGAGGATCTCTGGCTGGTCGGCCTGGCCGTGCTGCTGCTGGTCATCGTCATCGGCGACGCTGTGCTGCGGCGCAACGGCCTGCGCTCCTGA